The following coding sequences are from one Triticum aestivum cultivar Chinese Spring chromosome 5A, IWGSC CS RefSeq v2.1, whole genome shotgun sequence window:
- the LOC123105004 gene encoding uncharacterized protein, with protein MFRSKVQEMILRRRSRSMNGAACAQHAGNSSTAPCDAGGKAAATVAFAARAPLFAAPRLLHSSSLPAGDRAAVITGSPARDSETTAAYAMSPTSVLDASAAFGSTVDAGGGKRRPWCDGCAGPHGLADVLDCAHEAQRRKSVLRSTVRAQAPALVRSCSLDRRVEFGVKNKSSWLPLRAARAGAAEESEDGPSSEDYTCVISRGPNPRTVHIFGDRVVDLSACR; from the coding sequence ATGTTCAGATCCAAGGTCCAGGAGATGATCCTCAGGAGGAGGTCCAGGTCCATGAACGGCGCCGCATGCGCGCAGCACGCCGGCAACTCTTCCACGGCCCCGTGCGACGCCGGCGGCAaggctgctgctactgttgcttttGCTGCTCGCGCGCCGTTGTTCGCCGCGCCGAGGCTGCTTCACTCGTCGTCGCTCCCTGCCGGCGACCGCGCCGCGGTCATCACTGGGAGCCCCGCGCGGGACTCCGAGACGACGGCCGCCTACGCCATGAGCCCGACCTCCGTGCTGGACGCATCAGCGGCCTTCGGCTCGACCGTGGACGCCGGCGGGGGCAAGCGCCGGCCGTGGTGCGACGGGTGCGCGGGCCCGCACGGGCTCGCCGACGTGCTCGACTGCGCCCACGAGGCCCAGCGGAGGAAGAGCGTCCTCCGGAGCACCGTCAGAGCGCAGGCGCCGGCTCTTGTCAGGTCGTGCTCCCTGGACCGGCGCGTGGAGTTCGGCGTCAAGAACAAGAGCTCATGGCTGCCGCTGCGCGCCGCCCGCGCGGGGGCGGCCGAGGAGTCGGAGGACGGACCGTCGTCCGAGGACTACACCTGCGTCATCTCCCGCGGGCCCAACCCGCGGACGGTGCACATCTTCGGCGACCGCGTCGTGGATTTATCCGCTTGCAGGTGA